The Flammeovirgaceae bacterium genome contains a region encoding:
- a CDS encoding phosphatidylserine decarboxylase family protein: MTIHKEGRTILFVVLVALVGIIWAFDYFFPDQQVLRNIVIGVSLIFYLLILQFFRHPSIAIEKNPQHILAPADGKVVVIEEADEPEYLKQRCKQVSIFMSPVNVHVNRMPAGGTISYYRYHAGKYLVAWHPKSSTENERTTVVVKTDNGTEILFRQIAGALARRIKCYVNEGQKLEQGQEFGFIKFGSRVDIFLPTHAEVCVNVGQKTTGGRTIIARI, translated from the coding sequence ATGACCATTCACAAAGAAGGAAGGACGATTCTTTTTGTAGTGCTGGTTGCACTGGTAGGTATTATCTGGGCATTCGATTATTTTTTCCCGGACCAGCAGGTACTTCGAAACATAGTTATTGGTGTGAGTTTGATTTTTTACCTGCTCATTCTGCAGTTCTTCCGTCATCCGTCAATCGCCATCGAAAAAAATCCGCAGCACATTCTGGCTCCGGCCGATGGCAAAGTGGTGGTTATTGAAGAGGCCGATGAACCCGAATACCTGAAGCAAAGGTGCAAACAGGTTTCGATTTTTATGTCGCCCGTCAACGTGCATGTTAACCGCATGCCGGCAGGCGGAACGATATCCTACTACCGCTACCATGCCGGCAAATACCTGGTGGCCTGGCATCCTAAGTCGAGTACGGAGAATGAACGCACCACAGTGGTAGTAAAAACCGATAACGGAACCGAGATACTCTTTCGTCAGATTGCCGGTGCGCTGGCCCGCAGAATTAAATGCTATGTTAATGAAGGGCAGAAACTGGAGCAAGGCCAGGAGTTTGGCTTCATTAAATTCGGTTCACGTGTGGATATTTTTCTTCCGACCCACGCTGAGGTTTGCGTTAACGTTGGCCAGAAGACCACCGGTGGCAGAACCATCATCGCCCGAATCTGA
- a CDS encoding acyl-CoA desaturase — protein sequence MSRAANLKFPHTKQDFFVSLNQRVNQYFKSHNISRNANTEMVVKTIFMFMLYFIPYGIILSGAITNVWILLALCLVMGMGLAGIGLSVMHDANHGAYSKKAWVNNLIGYSLNIIGGHAFNWKIQHNVLHHTYTNVHDADEDISPRGVMRMAPESPWKPAHRFQHIYAWFLYCLLTLVWVFVKDFARLVKYQREGLVKKQHASITREWIIMVTTKVLYLGYIVVLPAILLPLAWWQVLIGFVAMHAVSGFILSVIFQPAHVVDGTEYPEPDHQGVLENTWAVHQLRTTTNFANRNKILSWYVGGLNFQIEHHLFPNVCHVHYRKLAPIVEQTAREFNLPYKTIPTFMGAMAGHARLLKKLGQQPAMMIAGKD from the coding sequence ATGAGCCGCGCGGCCAATCTGAAATTTCCACATACCAAACAGGATTTTTTCGTTTCATTAAATCAACGGGTAAATCAGTATTTCAAAAGCCACAACATCAGCCGGAATGCCAATACAGAAATGGTTGTGAAAACCATTTTTATGTTTATGCTGTACTTCATCCCATACGGCATCATCCTCAGCGGAGCCATCACCAATGTTTGGATTTTGCTTGCTCTTTGCCTGGTAATGGGCATGGGCCTGGCCGGCATCGGCCTGTCGGTTATGCACGATGCCAACCACGGGGCCTACTCAAAAAAAGCCTGGGTTAATAACCTGATCGGGTATTCATTAAATATCATTGGCGGCCACGCATTCAACTGGAAGATCCAACACAACGTATTGCATCATACTTACACCAATGTGCACGATGCCGATGAAGACATCAGTCCGCGGGGCGTAATGCGCATGGCTCCGGAGTCACCCTGGAAACCCGCGCATCGCTTTCAGCATATTTACGCATGGTTTCTGTATTGCCTGCTTACCCTGGTGTGGGTTTTCGTAAAAGATTTTGCCCGGCTGGTAAAATACCAGCGTGAGGGATTGGTAAAAAAGCAACACGCTTCCATAACCCGCGAGTGGATAATAATGGTGACCACAAAAGTGTTGTACCTCGGCTACATTGTAGTTTTACCGGCCATTCTATTGCCGCTGGCCTGGTGGCAGGTGCTCATCGGATTTGTAGCAATGCATGCCGTGTCGGGATTTATTTTGTCGGTTATTTTTCAGCCTGCCCACGTGGTTGACGGCACCGAATACCCCGAGCCCGACCACCAGGGTGTGCTTGAAAATACCTGGGCTGTTCATCAATTAAGAACTACCACCAATTTTGCCAACAGGAACAAAATTTTATCGTGGTACGTGGGCGGGCTGAATTTTCAGATTGAGCACCACCTGTTTCCTAACGTGTGTCATGTACACTACCGTAAGTTAGCGCCCATTGTAGAACAAACGGCCCGTGAGTTCAATCTTCCTTACAAAACCATTCCTACATTCATGGGTGCCATGGCCGGGCACGCGCGCCTGCTGAAGAAACTGGGGCAACAGCCAGCCATGATGATTGCCGGCAAGGATTAA
- a CDS encoding YihY/virulence factor BrkB family protein — protein MKYKYRRYLFKWTPAQVLVNWMRKIRFKRWDNVSLYKIIKLFTRNLMQDEIVGRANGVAFNFILAIFPAVIFLFTLIPYVTTVVPEVNTQSIMQFLEQMLPASMYDVISSTVLDIVSNQRGGLLTFGFLFSLYLATNGMMALMGAFNACYKTDDRRGAIKMRLIATGLTVNLAFVLFLAIILLVVGQLVLNYVQSNLGEFVWMSNVNVYLLFALRFMVIFIVFFLAVSTIYYFGPAIHYNWRFFSIGSFLATLFILLISYGFSYYITHFGTYNKVYGSIGVLIALMIWIQLITIVLLVGYELNASIHDAARMQALWHGRRFKKNN, from the coding sequence ATGAAGTATAAATACAGACGATACCTGTTTAAGTGGACGCCCGCACAAGTGCTTGTTAACTGGATGCGCAAAATCCGGTTTAAGCGATGGGATAATGTATCGCTGTATAAAATCATTAAGTTGTTTACGCGCAACCTGATGCAGGATGAGATAGTGGGGCGTGCCAATGGGGTGGCGTTCAATTTTATTCTGGCTATTTTCCCGGCCGTTATTTTTCTGTTTACTCTTATCCCATACGTTACAACGGTAGTACCCGAAGTAAACACGCAAAGCATTATGCAGTTTCTGGAGCAGATGCTGCCGGCCAGTATGTACGATGTGATTTCCTCAACGGTGCTGGATATTGTGAGTAACCAGCGTGGTGGCCTGTTAACATTCGGGTTCTTGTTCTCGCTTTACCTGGCTACTAACGGCATGATGGCGCTGATGGGTGCCTTTAATGCGTGCTACAAAACAGACGACAGGCGGGGAGCCATTAAAATGCGGCTTATCGCCACGGGCCTAACCGTTAACCTGGCTTTTGTATTGTTCCTCGCGATCATCCTGCTGGTTGTCGGGCAACTGGTGCTTAATTACGTGCAAAGCAACCTGGGCGAATTTGTATGGATGAGTAATGTAAATGTGTACCTGCTGTTTGCGTTGCGGTTCATGGTCATCTTCATCGTATTCTTTCTGGCCGTATCCACCATTTATTACTTTGGGCCGGCCATTCACTACAACTGGCGGTTTTTTTCAATTGGTTCGTTTCTGGCAACACTGTTTATTCTGCTTATCTCGTACGGGTTCTCTTATTATATTACCCACTTCGGAACGTACAACAAAGTATATGGTTCAATCGGGGTACTCATCGCGCTGATGATTTGGATACAACTCATTACCATTGTATTGCTGGTAGGGTACGAATTAAACGCCAGCATTCATGATGCCGCCCGTATGCAGGCCCTCTGGCACGGGCGCAGGTTTAAAAAAAACAATTAA
- a CDS encoding acyl-CoA thioesterase, whose product MYQSETTVRVRYGETDQMGYVYYGYYAMYYEVARVEALRKLGLTYREIEAMGIIMPVLENHTRFLAPGKYDELLRIVTTIREKPTVRMKFEYEIFNEQGKLINQGETVLAFLDQKTSRPVRPPKPMMDVLDPFF is encoded by the coding sequence ATGTATCAATCGGAAACCACAGTACGTGTACGCTATGGAGAAACGGACCAGATGGGGTACGTTTACTATGGGTATTACGCGATGTATTATGAAGTGGCACGTGTAGAGGCGTTGCGGAAGCTTGGCCTCACGTACCGCGAAATTGAAGCGATGGGCATCATTATGCCGGTACTGGAAAACCACACGCGTTTTCTGGCGCCCGGTAAATATGATGAGTTGCTACGGATAGTAACGACCATCCGCGAGAAGCCGACAGTACGTATGAAATTTGAATATGAAATATTTAACGAACAGGGTAAGCTGATAAACCAGGGCGAAACGGTGCTGGCGTTTCTTGATCAGAAAACCAGTCGGCCGGTGCGTCCGCCAAAACCTATGATGGATGTGCTTGATCCGTTTTTCTGA
- the mltG gene encoding endolytic transglycosylase MltG yields MKGARKLFVFLVLSVLLITFTFYVYQICYTPNILVGKESQLLIIPNDATFETVQKLLHDGGYVQDLMSFSFLARIMEYDRKVKPGRYVLHSNMNNLETIRFLRLGKQEPVTITFNNVRLLPDLAQKITRTIGIRPEEFEAELIRFAMSNPYGFTKDNILAMFIPNTYEVYYNVTPTQLIERMHEEYEIFWTEERRAKAEAIGLSPIQVSILASIVQAETVKRDEAPVIAGLYLNRLKKGIPLQADPTLVFAVGDFTLKRVLNEHKEVDSPYNTYKYRGLPPGPINMPEISSIDAVLNYKPSNYLYMCAREDFSGYHHFTSNLTEHNRNAQRYQQALSREQRKARAQLKK; encoded by the coding sequence ATGAAAGGCGCCCGTAAACTGTTTGTATTCCTGGTGTTGTCGGTTCTGCTGATTACGTTTACATTTTACGTTTACCAGATTTGCTATACTCCGAACATCCTGGTTGGGAAAGAAAGTCAACTGCTGATTATACCCAATGATGCCACCTTTGAGACGGTTCAAAAGTTGCTGCACGATGGCGGCTACGTGCAGGATTTAATGTCGTTTAGTTTTCTGGCCCGCATCATGGAGTATGACCGCAAGGTAAAACCCGGGCGTTATGTGTTGCACAGCAACATGAACAACCTGGAGACCATCCGGTTTCTGCGGCTGGGTAAACAGGAACCGGTAACCATAACCTTTAACAACGTACGGTTACTGCCCGACCTGGCCCAGAAAATCACACGCACCATCGGCATACGACCGGAAGAATTTGAAGCCGAACTGATTCGGTTTGCCATGAGCAATCCGTATGGATTTACAAAGGATAATATCCTTGCCATGTTCATCCCCAACACGTACGAAGTGTATTACAACGTAACACCAACGCAATTGATTGAGCGGATGCATGAAGAATATGAAATATTCTGGACGGAAGAGCGGAGAGCAAAAGCGGAAGCCATCGGGTTATCGCCTATTCAGGTTTCCATACTGGCTTCCATCGTACAGGCTGAGACTGTTAAGCGCGATGAGGCCCCTGTAATTGCCGGCCTGTACCTCAACCGGCTAAAGAAGGGAATCCCCTTGCAGGCTGACCCCACCCTGGTATTTGCTGTTGGTGATTTTACGCTGAAGCGGGTATTGAATGAACATAAAGAAGTCGACTCTCCATACAATACTTACAAATATCGTGGACTCCCTCCGGGGCCTATTAACATGCCAGAGATTTCATCTATCGATGCGGTGCTTAACTACAAGCCCAGTAACTATTTATATATGTGTGCCCGAGAAGATTTTTCGGGCTATCATCATTTTACTTCCAATCTTACAGAACATAACCGCAACGCCCAGCGGTATCAGCAGGCGCTTTCGCGCGAGCAGCGAAAGGCCCGGGCTCAATTAAAAAAGTAA
- a CDS encoding threonylcarbamoyl-AMP synthase, protein MPAELLKIHPLNPEGRKINRVTDVLRSGGIVVYPTDTVYGIGCDLKNRRAVERLCRILDIRPQKLNLSFICRDLSEVSAYVKRIDTPVFKILKKSLPGPYTFIFESSTSVPKILDVNKKTVGIRIPDHAIPFAIVTELGNPLITASIKDDDHIKEYTTDPEEIFEEVKKVVDLVIDGGAGGNIPSTVIDCTGNEPRLIRQGLGENPL, encoded by the coding sequence ATGCCTGCCGAACTTTTAAAAATCCATCCGCTTAATCCGGAAGGAAGAAAAATAAACCGGGTAACTGACGTACTCCGCAGCGGGGGTATCGTTGTTTATCCGACTGATACGGTTTACGGCATCGGGTGCGATTTGAAAAACCGCAGGGCGGTTGAACGGTTGTGCCGGATACTGGACATCAGGCCCCAGAAACTTAACCTGTCATTCATCTGCCGGGATTTGAGTGAGGTATCCGCATACGTAAAGCGCATTGATACACCCGTGTTTAAAATACTCAAGAAATCGCTTCCCGGACCCTACACCTTTATTTTTGAATCGAGTACCAGTGTACCGAAAATTCTCGATGTCAATAAAAAAACTGTAGGCATACGCATCCCTGATCATGCCATTCCTTTTGCTATCGTTACTGAACTTGGTAACCCGTTGATTACCGCCTCGATTAAAGATGATGACCACATTAAAGAATACACAACCGATCCGGAAGAAATTTTTGAAGAGGTTAAAAAAGTGGTCGACCTGGTAATTGATGGCGGGGCGGGCGGCAATATACCATCAACCGTTATCGACTGCACCGGTAACGAGCCCCGGCTGATTCGCCAGGGCCTTGGCGAAAATCCATTGTGA
- a CDS encoding WbqC family protein, protein MPAKRCLIELHYLPSLAWFAAVSGYDEVIIEKHEHYVKQTYRNRCYIRGANRVEKLIIPLTSKSNHTRIADLRIDYSQKWLNNHWRSIESAYRNAPYFDHYADDLSHALFSGTSFLYELNNRLLEVCLKLLNLKVTLKESSQYEKTVQPGTHDLRNQISPKHSGLEKFIKPVAYTQVFGNTFMPNLSIIDLLFCTGPESLAYIKTARISE, encoded by the coding sequence ATGCCTGCCAAGCGTTGCCTCATTGAACTTCACTACCTGCCCTCCCTGGCGTGGTTTGCAGCCGTTTCCGGGTATGATGAAGTTATCATTGAGAAACATGAACATTATGTAAAACAAACATACCGCAACCGGTGCTACATTCGTGGTGCAAACCGTGTTGAAAAACTGATTATCCCGCTTACCTCAAAAAGTAATCACACACGGATTGCCGATTTGCGCATTGATTACTCCCAAAAGTGGTTGAACAACCATTGGCGTTCCATTGAATCGGCTTATCGGAACGCACCTTATTTTGATCATTATGCCGATGATTTGTCTCATGCCCTCTTTAGCGGGACGTCATTTCTTTATGAATTGAATAACCGACTGCTCGAAGTATGTCTGAAGTTGCTTAACCTGAAAGTAACACTAAAGGAAAGTTCGCAATACGAAAAAACAGTTCAGCCCGGTACGCATGATTTACGCAACCAGATAAGCCCCAAACATTCCGGCCTTGAAAAGTTTATCAAACCGGTTGCCTACACCCAGGTGTTTGGTAATACCTTCATGCCTAACCTGAGCATTATCGACCTGCTTTTCTGTACCGGGCCGGAATCCCTCGCCTACATTAAAACCGCCCGCATCAGCGAATGA